One Cucurbita pepo subsp. pepo cultivar mu-cu-16 chromosome LG07, ASM280686v2, whole genome shotgun sequence genomic region harbors:
- the LOC111798003 gene encoding arogenate dehydratase/prephenate dehydratase 6, chloroplastic-like, with product MQSFTHSLIKPTPPPSTYPNATTSSSTRRHHCQISSTRRHSNTTLVVSQQQPPADHIGDLNLVPIGDSFRPRPKPLSITDLSPAPMHGSNLRVAYQGVPGAYSEAAAGKAYPNCDAIPCDQFEVAFQSVELWIADRAVLPVENSLGGSIHRNYDLLLRHKLHIVGEVQLPVHHCLLALPGIRKEYLTRVISHPQALAQCEHTLTKLGLNVTREAVDDTAGAAEFVAINNLRDTAAIASARAAELYGLEILANGIQDDSGNITRFVMLAREPIVPRVDRPFKTSIVFAHEKGTSVLFKVLSAFAFRNISLTKIESRPHRSHPIRVVDDADGGTAKHFEYLFYVDFEASMAEPRAQNALAEVQEFTSFLRVLGSYPMDMTPWSPSRED from the coding sequence ATGCAATCCTTCACTCATTCCCTCATCAAACCCACTCCCCCTCCCTCCACCTACCCCAACGccaccacctcctcctccacccGCCGCCACCACTGCCAGATCTCCTCCACTCGCCGCCACAGCAACACCACCCTTGTCGTCTCCCAACAACAGCCCCCCGCCGATCATATTGGAGACCTCAACCTTGTCCCCATTGGAGACTCATTCAGGCCACGTCCCAAGCCCCTCTCCATCACCGACCTCTCTCCCGCCCCTATGCACGGCTCCAACCTCCGCGTCGCGTACCAAGGCGTCCCTGGCGCCTACTCCGAAGCTGCCGCTGGAAAAGCCTATCCTAATTGCGACGCCATCCCCTGCGACCAATTCGAGGTCGCCTTTCAATCTGTTGAGCTCTGGATCGCCGATCGAGCCGTTCTCCCTGTTGAGAACTCCCTCGGCGGTTCAATTCATAGGAACTACGATCTCCTCCTCCGCCACAAACTCCACATCGTCGGCGAGGTTCAATTGCCCGTCCATCACTGCCTCCTCGCTCTCCCTGGAATCCGAAAAGAGTACCTAACTCGCGTCATTTCTCATCCCCAAGCCCTAGCGCAGTGCGAACACACTCTCACTAAACTCGGCCTCAACGTCACACGCGAGGCCGTCGATGATACAGCCGGCGCCGCCGAGTTCGTCGCCATCAACAACCTTCGCGACACCGCCGCAATCGCAAGCGCCAGAGCGGCAGAGCTTTACGGCCTCGAGATCTTGGCGAACGGAATCCAAGACGATTCCGGCAACATAACCAGATTCGTGATGCTGGCGAGAGAACCGATCGTTCCTCGTGTAGATCGGCCGTTCAAAACCAGCATCGTCTTCGCACACGAGAAAGGAACATCGGTGCTGTTCAAGGTGCTCTCAGCCTTTGCCTTCAGGAACATCAGCCTTACGAAGATCGAATCGCGGCCGCACCGGAGTCACCCGATCAGAGTGGTCGACGACGCGGACGGCGGGACGGCGAAACACTTCGAGTATCTGTTCTATGTGGATTTCGAGGCGTCGATGGCGGAGCCTAGGGCTCAGAACGCCCTGGCGGAGGTTCAGGAATTCACTTCCTTTCTGAGGGTATTGGGTAGTTATCCAATGGATATGACCCCATGGAGTCCTTCTCGTGAGGATtag